In the genome of Acaryochloris sp. CCMEE 5410, the window GAAACGAGCTGCGATCGCAAAAGGAAAAGTCACTCCTCCCCAAAGCCTCTGGAAAATCATCGTCGTAATGGATGAAACAACATTAGGTGTAAAGGGTATTTCTACCAATACTCCAGTAATTGCCGTTGATATTCCCAATAAGCAGGGGATTAAATCCCATGAATGGCAACGGTACATTGTCACCGTTGACCATTTAGAACAAGAAACGGGGTATGACTTCTTGTCTAATATCCCCGACCCCCTTCAAGCTAAATTAGAAAGCCAGAAAGCTGTTTTAAGCACATGAAAGAGCAGACTGCAAAAATCATGCTCAGTACTTCCTCATAATCTGTACCCCACACTCCACGCCCACTCTAGACACGGCAATAGAGACATCTGAATATGATAAGATCCTCGGATGGCTCGTACCGAGTTCAATCCTATCCTGGCAAAGTCTAAGCCCATTCCGGTTAGTTTATGGTATCCCTCCAACCACCAGATATCAGCTCATCTACTCCAATCGCGGAGACCTCTCCCAACCAGCAAATACTTCCTCTATCTGCCGAAATTGATCAAGCAGGACAGATGGTTATTGGTGGATGTTTGGTTACCGATCTCGTTAAGCAATTTGGCTCTCCCCTTTACATCGTAGATGAACTCACCCTAAGGACTGCATGCCAACAGTACCGTCTCTCATTTCAAAAATTCTATCCTGGGCCATCTCAAATCCTCTACGCCTCCAAAGCCTGGAGCTGTATGGCTATCTCCGCACTAGTCGCTAATGAGGGCTTAGGACTAGATGTAGTATCAGGGGGTGAACTATACACCGCCCTACAAGCAGGTGTGGATCCTGAAACGATCTATTTTCACGGCAATAACAAATCAGTGCCTGAGCTGGAAATGGCGCTGTCTTGTGGCTGTACCATCATTGCGGATAACTGGCTTGAATTAGAACAACTCACAGAAATTCTCGCCACAATCGATGCCTTGCCAAACCCTCCTCGGGTCATGCTCAGAATTACCCCTGGTATTGAATGCCATACTCATGAATATATTCGAACAGGCCATCTAGATAGTAAATTCGGTTTTGACCCGAACCAAATCGATCAGGTCTTGTCCTTCGCTCAAAAAAACCCTCAAATTACTTGGGTTGGCTTTCATGCTCATATTGGGTCTCAAATCTTTGAGCTGCAACCTCATCAAGATCTCACCAGTGTGATTGTCGAGTGGTTAGCTAAAGCACAAGCTTTAGGCTTATCCATGAACGAACTCAACATCGGTGGCGGTTTAGGTATTCGTTATGTTGAGTCAGATGACCCACCCAGTATCGCTCAATGGTCAGAGATCGTCTGCAACGGCATTGCACAAGCCTGCCAAACAGCCAATATTCCACTTCCAAAGCTACTCTGCGAACCAGGACGCTCCCTAGTAGGTACATCCTGCATTACGGCTTACACGGTGGGAGCCAAAAAGAACATTCCCGATATCCGCACTTATCTTTCTGTAGATGGTGGAATGTCCGATAATCCCCGCCCCATTACGTACCAATCCGTTTACAGTGCTGCCATTGCCAACCACATGGACTCTTCTGCAACAGAAATCGTCACCGTAGCAGGTAAACATTGTGAATCTGGGGATGTTTTGCTGAAAGATATCCCTCTTCCTCCAAGTCTCCCTGGAGATATTCTGGTTGTAATGGGAACAGGAGCATACAATTACAGCATGGCATCCAATTACAATCGAATCTCTCGACCTGCTGCCGTTCTGGTACAAAACGGAGATGCCAACTTAATTCTTAAGAGAGAAACTTATCAAGACCTTATTCGTCAAGATTGTTTGCCAAGACATCTAGAGCAATAGGTTGGTTAAACCTCATAGCGATAACCAAGCTAGCCCTCTATTTACTAAATATTGCACTAATTACTGATAACGCTAAACTGACATAGGTATACGAAAAG includes:
- the lysA gene encoding diaminopimelate decarboxylase translates to MVSLQPPDISSSTPIAETSPNQQILPLSAEIDQAGQMVIGGCLVTDLVKQFGSPLYIVDELTLRTACQQYRLSFQKFYPGPSQILYASKAWSCMAISALVANEGLGLDVVSGGELYTALQAGVDPETIYFHGNNKSVPELEMALSCGCTIIADNWLELEQLTEILATIDALPNPPRVMLRITPGIECHTHEYIRTGHLDSKFGFDPNQIDQVLSFAQKNPQITWVGFHAHIGSQIFELQPHQDLTSVIVEWLAKAQALGLSMNELNIGGGLGIRYVESDDPPSIAQWSEIVCNGIAQACQTANIPLPKLLCEPGRSLVGTSCITAYTVGAKKNIPDIRTYLSVDGGMSDNPRPITYQSVYSAAIANHMDSSATEIVTVAGKHCESGDVLLKDIPLPPSLPGDILVVMGTGAYNYSMASNYNRISRPAAVLVQNGDANLILKRETYQDLIRQDCLPRHLEQ